From the Papaver somniferum cultivar HN1 chromosome 2, ASM357369v1, whole genome shotgun sequence genome, the window GGAACTCTTTCTCCTCTCATTTCATCACTTACTCAACTACAACACATTCATCTTGCTGAGAATTCATTTTATGGTTCAATTCCTTcatccatttcttctctcgttaaTCTTGAGACGCTAGTTCTTACACACAATTCATTCTCTGGCAATCTTCCTCCATTGAATTCTCTCAAATCACTAAAAGCTATAGACATTTCTTACAACACCTTTACTGGGAATCTCCCAAATTCCTTCAATTCTCTCCTGGACTTGAGATCAATGGATCTAAGCTTCAACATATTTACAGGGGCCTTACCCAAACTACCACCAAATCTGGCTACACTTGCTATTAAAGCAAATTCTCTATCTGGGTTTCTCTCAGAATCTTCATTCCAAGGTTTAAATCAACTAGAAGTTGTGGAATTAAGTGCTAATGGTTTCACTGGAACTCTTAAAAATTGGTTCTTTCTACTTCCATCTCTTCAGCAGATCAATCTATCAAACAACAGCTTTACAAGCATTGAGATATCAAAATCTACAAGTAATTTGATAGCTATTGATATAGGGTTTAACAAAATCGAAGGTTATTTACCTGTAAATTTTCAGACTTTCCCATATCTATCTTCATTATCTCTTCGATACAATAAATTCCGAGGTCCCATTCCATACGGGAATACATTATCACTGAGAAGATTATTCCTTGATGGTAATTTCTTAAATGGGAAAGTTCCAAACCGGTTTTTCTCCgacggttcttcttcttcacctatttCTGGCAGGTTTGGAGACAATTGTCTGGAGAGTTGCCCGGCTTCTTCGGAACTTTGTTCGCCTTCACAGAAATCTACTTCTGTTTGTAAGCAAGCATATGGTAGTAAAAAACCAAGGTTTTAGTtttgttaattagggtttatgattaaTTATCAAGATAATAAGATATAAAATAATTGGTTAACATGTGAGTTTGTAAAAGAAGAGGGTTTAACAGGTGTAATGGAAATAAAAGTTATGCTTAGATTCTGTTTTTCTTTTACTCTGTTTTTGTTCTGTGAAGTGTCGGTTGTAAAATGGAGTATCTTTTCTATGTTGTAGGTGGAATTTGTTCCTTTAAAACGATTAAATGTCATGAAGGGATACGTTTTGACAAATCCATGTGCGTTGGTCCTACCATTAGCTTTAGAACTAGAGCTTCTTCTCTTTACTAGGACTAAAGGTAGGTGGGAATGGTTTGGCGCTAACTCGTCTGAATCTGGTCATTGCTAGATGCTAATAATTTGATTAAACTAAGCCTAACCAGATCACGAAGCGATTTAATATGTTGTTGTCCTAGAAGCTAGAGTTCTTGTTCCTAGAGGCCAGAGACAATGTACAGCCCTAGTTACAGCCCGAGAACAAAATTCACCATAAAACGATGAAGGGATAAGTTTTGATATCGAAATCCTAAACAGAGGAGTGGATTTCCTAACGGTTTTCTGTTTGTAAGtttcttttttaataaaataaatgaaCCTAGGGATTACCTAGTAGAAACTGGCCAAATTGGGGTATCTAAATTTTGTTCCCAACCATAATGGTGGGCTAAGAGCAATTGTAATGGTGCAatcaaaaccaaagaccaaagaccaaaaaaaaacgatcaaatttAAGTTTAGTCTGTGGTGTTACACTAGGGcggaagagtaaatttggtcgtttGGGAAAAAGTATacaccaggatcacattatatgcccgccccatcacCAGGATCAGATTATAGGCCCGCCCCATCACAGGAACACATTATATGCACGCCCCATCAGCCATCAGGCGAACTTTATATGTGCGCCTCActgaggatcacattatatgcccaccccatcaccaggatcacattatatgcccgcccGGTGACAAACGAACATTgtacgttcgctcgactatatatagttttggtcttggtcccagaccaaatatagtctggaatttggttttggtacgacttttagtctttactccgttCCGCTGTGTCTCGTCTCTagaccataattataggtttgatcgtccactgtggttgctctaagggttaattcctacttattttttgtaaCAGTTCATTATGTCTCATAAACTTCAGagttcattccttcaaatgaactcctaataaaactAACTAAATTTCCTACTTATTTTTTGTGCGGAGTTCAATCTGtctgatgaactccggagttcattctttacatgaacacctactaaaaaaacagagtccatcttcaacacgagttcattctttacatgaacacCTAGTAATTCAAAATCTAAAAACATAATTTATTCTTTACATGAACCCAAATCTTCAACAACAgctgagaaagaagaaaaacagagttcattccagaaatgaactccctcatcttcatcacaaatcttcatcacaaacagagttcattccagaaatgaaatccgtcatcttcatcttcttcatcagcagcagcaactcatcttcatcgtctccatcatcagcagcaacaacagacgaaaaaacatcaaaaatcttcatcacaaacaaagttcattccagaaatgaactccgtcatcttcatcttcttcatcagcagtagcagcaactcatcttcatcgtctccatcagcagcagcaacaacagacgaaaaaacatcacaaaccagagttcattccagaaatgaactccgtcacCTTCATATTATTTTGTAGATACGAAACTTACCCAAGCATGTGAAGATGATAAaggttcatcatcatcacaaatatcaGCAGAGTCTTCAAcctcaccgtcttcatcatcagAACAGaagcaaacataaaaaaaaaaaaacgcaaaacttcatcgattatcatcatcgttcatcttcttcatcactagcagaGAAAAAAATATAGAGAATAGAGAAtcgttcatcatcatcgtcatcttcttcatcactagcaggaaaaaaaaatggaaaaaggaGAGAAGCTAGATCTGGAAAcaggaagagagagaaaataaatctgaaaataagatattttctaggattttttttctatatatgtggTCCCAAAAGGATGTTTCTGTCACCACacaatgacaattacatcatccatgacgtcatcgtaggaccaaaccataatctctaggaccaaactataaaatatattttgaaaaaggaccaaacagacagttgagtAGGTCAACTGTAccaaactctctctaatatattatttctaggacctaaTGGTATTTCTTAGTAACTAAAACTACTCCCTTTTTTATTTTAGATTCAAACTTtattcttttccttcttcttcttcatcaatctaATGATCACTTCCTTATTACTACTCAAATATTTCATCATTTTCAAATTAGAAAAAAACACCGTCgattataaatttttttattattgattaaTGCTCGACGATTAATTATATCTAGTACTTCGTTTTGTTATTTGAATGGCATATTAGGTCGAAAAAACCGGAATTGTTGAATTGCAGTTACACGGTCGTCATGGTATCTATTTATAGGATGAATAGCGTGACGACTTTTCAAAGAGTTTTATTTCTGAGAATAAGATTTACAGGGTCGTCATGGTCTTCATCCCTAAACCTTTACTACTAGTGATGTAGTATGAATAGCCGTCGGGTTTTGAAAAGCTAAACCTTGACGATTAATAACTCGAAGAAAACAAGTTTTCCTGTATCAAGTTTTGTTGTTGGTCGTCATGGTTTTGTAAAAATAAGATGATGCCTAATAGACAGTCACCAGTGTGTTTTATTTTCAAACTGTAAATGCGAAAAACTATGTTTGCTCGGCATTCTTAGTTTCTTGTCGAGCGTGCCGACTATGTTTGGTCGGCATGTTTTGTGTGCCGACTGTTCATGGACTAAGCTCTGAAGGTACTTAGTCGACATGCTTTTTTCAATCGAACATGCCAACTTTTCATACTGTGAtttctgaaagtgttgatttcttctgtaATTTGGAGAATGAAATCATTAAACAACTGTGCAATCCCCTTATTAGACGTGTTTGGCTATTGTGGTTTCATTTCCGTTATAAAAAAATTctcaatacaattttttttctcaaaaatattCCAACAAATCCATAATTTCAATCCAACCAAAacaagattttataaattttaattCAATTAATTAATCTAACAAGATTAATTAAACTAAATATGTTTATTAATGCTAATTAAACAAGGGCGGTTTAGCCATTTTTAATGACCTTATTTTGTCtcattgggtataccccaattaatatgggtataccccaatctcgccaatCAGTATAATAGTCAATAACATTGTTCATTTCCTGCCTAACAAAAGTAAGCAAAATTGTAGAGAGGGAATTTTGGTCCCAAATTCCCAATCTCTGAAAATAGACAGGTTAATAGGACGCACTGCTACCATACATGACATAGATCTTTCTTGAGTAGGAATAAAACTTACAAACAGATAAAAAAAGACTTACAAGTCTGAAGTGGTTAAGATTTGTCATCCAACCCTTGAAGTTAAGAGGATTTCCTACGTGCAATCTATTCCACTATCTTTGAACTCTGAGTTTTGAAAAGAGACTGCTCTCATATTGTCACACTCAATTAACACCTTCGGTAGGTTCATTTGATGACACTGATGCACTGTAGAGGAACGTGCTAGATGTTGAATTTGGTTTTCGGTTGTTTCTACTGTTGGAAAGCTCCTTGTTTTAATGATTCCATTGATCCCAAACAACTAGAACTATACCTGCATTTGTATTATAGACTTAATAACATATAGCTGTGTTTATTTTTACAACAAATATAACAGTTTTAACTATAGTTCTAACTTCTAACAAAAGTATAAGAACTACTTATtttaatcatatattatccctATCCATGACAACATTAATAATCTTTTTCGAGTTTATTACTGTGCCTATGATTCAGCTAAACACGTATTTTTAAGAAAAGAACTCTCTCTTCAGAAAAAAACTTATCTCTCAAAACCCCAACGAAACCCTAGCATCGCTTAAGTCTTCTCCTGCTCAAATTATCTCCAACGGAGCAAAGAGAATAACATATAGTAGATCCGAGCAGGACATGCTCAAACCATCTTCTCCCTTTGCTTCTTTTCATTttattcctttgatttcacctctTTTCGTTTAGTCTTTGGTTTGAATCTGACTGATATGTTTTCGAAATGTAGTTGGTTTTATATCCCCTTTCTTGTTTACTTTTTAGATTGGTTACTTGTTGGGTTTGGTTGATTTCTCTTGTTTGTGTGGATGCGATTAATAGAAAGATGGGTTTTCTTGCTTCCCAAAGGAAATCAGTGATTTGTCCATGTCTCAAATACACAGTTTATTTTGACTCATCGACAGACTCAGCCCCTCAGTTTCATTTTTTAATACTTCCAACATATCATACAAcaagatcaacaacaacaaaatcaccAATTTCAATAGCAGCAGAAATCCCCAGATAACAATAACAACGACAATCACtgaatcaacaacaaaaattatgggaaacaacaacaacaattacatATTTAAACTCTAAGGTCAATAGTCATCACATTTGAttcaaagagaaaaagaagcaagATATTATCATTAATGAGTACCCCTGATTTGAGTTCCTTTCAGTTATTttgttacaaaaaaaatggaTATTTTATGGTTTTACCTCCTGTTCGTGACCAGAAAAGGAGTCTTATGTGTGGAAGTTCATTGCCAGACACCCAAAACCATGAGAGATGGACGAGTCTTGTTATGGATCCTAATATTTTTTCCATATGCATAATAATTAATTGATTTGGATGAAATCCGTTATTCCCAAATAATACCATATAAACTTAACAAGGAAAGGattcaattagttgtattgtttgttgtatCTCTATAGTTGTTAGTATTCTTATTTGTCAAGTTTCCTCAAGATTCCCAAATTATTTATGTAAGTTCTATTATTCACATTATCCTATGAAGTCTGTTCCTCGCACTAACTCTGTAATGGTGTTATATTTTTATCTTAAGGTGTTTCTACCTTAAGTTttcttatatataaaaaaaaagtttatcgTTGTGGAAGTTAAATCCCCAGCTCTTTTTACTAatgattttttcttcttgaaaaccctaTCACACCTGGATTTCCAAATAAATATAATCTCAGCCAGTTAGCAATCGGGATTTTACCTATGTCTTTCCCAATAAAACAGCCATCCAACCAATTATGAAAACTTGGGTGATTGTTCCTAACTTAAGTATAATACAAGCCCGCACGATGGAAAACAAAAATAGTAAATTCAtaatgttagagcgttgctcggtcgaactcacaagtgtttctatatcaagcttgttttcaaatttagtttatcaaaactatatcttgatttctagtctaaaactagtcaagtctcggattaggatagaaatgtgtagttgagaatcggacatcattgcgctctaccatttgaaggcgaagatcaaccgaaaattttggagaacttcctcaacaaaaggtaagtgaagactgaaccacctatttctcaagttatattcatccttctatctatgtgacgttgtcgcatgactaattagactattgcaagcatatcaagaattttgagtcaagtttatcctGGTGATtcattctcgaaatatatatgactaaacttaatgaaaatttgttcatacttgatgaatttcggttaagagcaatttattgttcataatctaaatcgtgattcaagattatcattcgaaaatagcctggaacagtgatacgtggcattgatgttatttgggaatgtttcgaattgatttagagagaaatatagaactactgtaaatttggatacatgacaatatgcataccagtttcacatacttggaaaactgttataagtctggagccgtagtacatgtactTAGTACACGTATCGGTAGCTGTAGTTCGGTGGCGATTTTATGGTACGcgtacccggtatccataccataaaaagtttgtTGCTCGTGATCCAGGAATGGTACACATATCTAGTATGCATAGCGTAAatgaactgttggttttgaaaccggagtggtatccatacccggtacacaAACTAGAAAAGTTTtgtgagttcctgaactcgtttttgtcttaagggtacacatacccggtacacgcaccatgacaaaaatagtcatgaacaaggtagagtacacgtacttaccatgtcgaatattttcagatgcacaaaaattatttatgtgagataattggcatttaaataaatctctaaaaacattatatagacatgattgatcatattataacctaacctatggttgtgactcaagttTAAAGTATTAAGTgctatatgaaaatgattaagcttatggttcaattGGCTAGTCTTGGATAACCGTCCATGAAAaatgtctttatacacggttcagttacggtcCATCATAACCAAATTGTATATCTTGGTATGTTAATCTCATTTCAAAGactcatataacggtggatattgtttgcatggttccaaagatatcttagcttaaacctaaagcaacatatactttgaaagtctatataagggagaacctcaagcaactgggatttttgaatccctgacactattctttgtGTTTCCtcgttgtaaactagagtcgtcattctccttcaaacccttttagggtttagctgGTGTGAAGAgtagatgcacacaaaacacttgcaagtatacaaggtcaagatttgtaataaaagggtgagtaggggtttgtccacagggagaggagcatataagaagttttcctaggctaataagagtggcaatgcactaagGCAGTGAGCAAAACATGTAAATGatatgaaccaaggcttggaaagtaaagcagcaaagaaacagctaagaggagcagcaaataaccaaggcttggcagccaagggcagggtgaggattatgcactgacttcagtgcacaaaagctacaaggtgcaagaaaatgaaaggcaagaaaagtaactgaaatacaagcacacaggactgaaaataaaagtgactgaaaggggattggtgggtaagccaaggcttatgatccaccttgtgtcctaatcaagtgacatgtttctaggttatgttcattcctaagcatacaactagaaatgaaagaacaccaacttgctcactagtctacccctagcattggctgtcttttgacagtacagccaatcacaggctctatgagcattggcatctctcatttgcacaatcaaaacacagcaacaggaagtaactatcctagctcattcacacttgacagtgcacaaggcttcactgagccttggcctgaggctgattagctcatgctaaccatgagtaAAACATTCACATTCATCATATGATATAATTAAACACAAATTGCATATCAGATAATTACAAACAGAAGCAATTTCAACTGTCACTGATACAActaaatttgaagttcataaaatttgtagcaaattctctactggctagtccagagagatacagtGTCCTCTACATACTTCATATGACatcatttatacccattacacataattaggttttcccccaattttcccccaaaatcagtagaactagggtttggtgaaattgatttacctactgttgatgagatactcgctccatctcgtcgacccaatcttctcctgcttcttctcgttcctctcgagctccaattgatgctttaatcatcattatatccccaatttctcacctagggtttcaggcagagagatgagaaattgaggttattagtgatgctaaagagatggtacgtgatgggtttaggtagaatagagttggggagaaatagtggagtgatttggggtgaggtggtggtgatggagacgacatggggtatggtggttctgcagagggggtgatggaggagatggttcgatggagaaagggaagggtgcgtttgtttggggtggtgctcggtcgctagggtgtgaggcgagtgtatcgatgTGATGTTGCGTGAGCCGTGGGATGGAGAtgagatcaatcggacggtgagatgaagtgaagcttgtagcgaccgctggattatattacaacaaaatcaacgacgccgatggagttaggtgttgtagtgttaggcagatatcaaacttcgatgcacagcaaggagcgaccgttggattcaactaccatctaatctgaaggcttggaatttcagcgctgtggtgcttggcagagacttcagattttgatgctctatgaaggagcgaccatcggatgcttctgggaactgatctgacggctgagaacggaggcgcttttgtgtgtagaaaatgaggttgtgcgcaccattcttcgcggcttccttgcgtatttctcccggcttttcactacttttctgctcttttcgctccgcgattcatccgaactttatttattacctaaaaatgcaaaattaattaataaaaatatttattcttgaaaacaatgaaaatacagaatatgggataaaatgtagaattaatgcacaaaagatgagttaaaatgccaacaaaaagggataaatatatacaatatttggcactcatcaaatacccccaaacctgaattttacttgtcctcaagtaaaacaaaactaaggaaatcctaactataccactgtcgctggtctctcgaatgcatttagcgtatgcactaagccttttaaaccactaagtgtccctagtggacgagttgaagtctcgtgaaggtttgcttagaacgtacctacaaagttctaggtcaaaatataagctcagattccatcaaacgtgacatgtgcaaaacagtttaagctcacagcaaaatggagatgtcaatctagctatcgaaggcacaatcctagcactgataacaaaaaagacatgtgataagagtgtaaagtgtatctacacatgtgtaaagaaagatctgaagtcatgactactaatcaccaagagatagtttctcaggctaagaactgaggtcgaaatctagctagctgtccggactttacgagaattgtgaatgagttggaggtatttcacaattactcgcgttgttacatcaatggcatacaccctccttgcttattacaatgaaacaacaaaatgactctttacatgactcttatttacattgactatctctttttatttttggaacaagagatgatggaattgataaatacttgatttttttgtatttttctgatttttttttttctgaatatacatttttttttttttttttttttttttttttttttttttttttaaggaaacacttttgatacataacaaaaggaaacaaaagattacatgacactttgcaagaggtagccctttttgatgcacccacagttaaattcgatggttgtctttcttaatgtaacctccaccttctatcccaaccaaccaaagaacaagctagtcaagtttcgttcagtattctaaagtgattggcaatcgtaacttcctatcaacaccttgaagatcgaggccatacatgtattggtagatcgtgcgcgtgcaaatttcttatcactatgtgaattgtgctagaatcagggtgcctaaatatctagactaagactcctaataaaaatacatatttgcacaagagtcaacatttcaaggtaaatgagctccatttttatgattttttcattttttaatttttttgaattttgatttttcaattttttttttggaatttttcaatttttttcaaaaagaagaggagttcgttttcaattatggcaaattatcatggtatctactctatacccccaaacctaaactaaacattgtcctcaatgtttcaaaatatggaaagaattataaaacaatatatgaagaggaacatgctgagtagagtaaaaggagagagaatacccgattgtacggggtagctcgattaaaactccgttattcaaggcaaaaatccatcatattagcagtcacaatggatgagcacaaaatatatacaaaaggaaatttaactaacacattatctacaagaaaattttggtttttaatgggattggactttttggaaaaaatttggttttgttgggaaaagacaaatttggttttgatgggaaaacgaaaaattttggtttttagggaaacatttggaaaacttggttatttagggaaagagtggaccagtttagtccacatagactgggtcctccaggtcggttgtttcaatgtcgggtggaaatggctcaaggaatggctttaatctctgcccgttgactttgaaaacgttcttgttggagacatcctccactctacagctccatgaggaaaaactgtgcgtactaggtacggacccttccatctggaacgcagttttcctggaaaaagatgtaatcgggagtcatacagcaagactttctgaccaggagtgaaggatttgcgcagaatacgcttgtcatgaaaatcttcatcttctgcttgtacagcttggcactgtcataagcctcatttctcaattcttccaactcgttgagttgaagtttcctttgaattccagcttcgtccagagaaaagttcagctctttgattgcccagtaggcacgatgttctaattccacaggtagatggcacggctttccatacactagacgatagggggacatgccaattggtgtcttataagctgttctataggcccacaaagcatcattcaatctcatgaccaatctttcctggacgggttgaccgtcttctccagaatgtgcttaatttccctattagacacttccacttgtccactagtctgagggtggtacggagtagcaaccttgtgagttatgccatacttgcgtactaaagactcaaagtacttgttacgaaaatgtgaaccgccgtcactgatgatagctctaggggtaccaaaacgtgaaaatatgttctcctttagaaatgaaagtaccaccttgtggtcatttgttctggttgctatggcttctacccacttagaaacgtaatcaactgcgactaggatgtacaacttgctgtcagacatgggaaatggacccatgaagtctatcccccaaacatcaaaaatctccacaatcaaaatggggttataaccggaaaagccatctagaaaacagtagtgactgtgtccagacacacgttctagcatttggtcaatgaaagggagcgggaagtgatccttccttgttactgtgttcaacttcctgtagtcgatgcatactcgccatcctgtgattgtacgagtagggactaattcattcttgtcgttctgaacaacagtaatgcctgacttcttaggcacaacttgaatgggactaacccatttgctatcgggaattgggtatatgatacccgcatcaagtagtttcaggatctctcctttgactacatctctcatgttaggattaagtctcctttgcatttccctcgatggtttggcattctcttcaaggttaatgtggtgcatgcaaatggtgggactaattcctttgagatctgagatggtccatcctaaggcctctttgtgttccttaagtacttctaaaagcttactttcctgttccgtgtctaaacatgatgaaataatgacaggtaaagtatcagaagaacctaggaatgcgtacttcaacgtactaggcaatggtttcaattcaagcttgggtggctcaacaatggatggaataagcttggaatcagagaataggggttgttccacttcatatttcctttcagtgacgtccatttgaggtacagattcgagcagagataggacgtcactacagtatgcatcatcatagaaatcagggttaaagttctccatacatgcttgaaaggggtcgacggatagaatgttagtcaacgaatcttgcattaatccttcaatcatattaacttcatgcacatcatcatcatcaagattcacaggttgttgactaatatcgaacacattcaattctaccgtcatgttaccaaaagacagttttaacactccattccgacagttgatgatcgcgttggacgtagccaagaaaggacgtcctaagatgacaggaatgtgacagtctgggttttgtacaggttgagtgtctaagacaatgaagtctacgggaaaatagaatttgtcaaccttgatcaaaacatcttccaccac encodes:
- the LOC113346710 gene encoding receptor-like protein 31 — encoded protein: MSSFFTLLVIIATTLSFFINPNYGLTLPSDVTALKAIKASIKPKTIPQWSCLGSWNFTFDPCSLPHRTHFICGITCNSDLTRITSIVLDPVGYSGTLSPLISSLTQLQHIHLAENSFYGSIPSSISSLVNLETLVLTHNSFSGNLPPLNSLKSLKAIDISYNTFTGNLPNSFNSLLDLRSMDLSFNIFTGALPKLPPNLATLAIKANSLSGFLSESSFQGLNQLEVVELSANGFTGTLKNWFFLLPSLQQINLSNNSFTSIEISKSTSNLIAIDIGFNKIEGYLPVNFQTFPYLSSLSLRYNKFRGPIPYGNTLSLRRLFLDGNFLNGKVPNRFFSDGSSSSPISGRFGDNCLESCPASSELCSPSQKSTSVCKQAYGSKKPRF